The Daucus carota subsp. sativus chromosome 2, DH1 v3.0, whole genome shotgun sequence genome includes a window with the following:
- the LOC108210201 gene encoding kinesin-like protein KIN-7K, chloroplastic isoform X2, whose amino-acid sequence MRTVKLLCEAGIIHGLHMAYAYDKVFGPTTTTCQVYDVAAQHVIYGAMEGLNGTIFAYGVTSSGKTHNMHGDQRSPGIIPLAVKDTFSIIQEVLD is encoded by the exons ATGCGGACGGTGAAACTATTGTGCGAAGCGGGAATAATTCATGGATTGCATATGGCATATGCATACG ACAAGGTATTTGGTCCAACTACTACAACATGCCAAGTGTATGATGTTGCAGCTCAACATGTCATTTACGGTGCAATGGAAGGTCTTAATG GCACTATCTTTGCATATGGTGTGACAAGTAGTGGGAAGACGCACAATATGCAC GGTGATCAGAGGTCACCAGGAATTATACCATTGGCTGTCAAGGACACTTTCAGTATCATCCAGGAG GTTCTGGACTGA
- the LOC108210201 gene encoding kinesin-like protein KIN-7K, chloroplastic isoform X1, whose protein sequence is MRTVKLLCEAGIIHGLHMAYAYDKVFGPTTTTCQVYDVAAQHVIYGAMEGLNGTIFAYGVTSSGKTHNMHGDQRSPGIIPLAVKDTFSIIQETPSREYMLRVSYLEIYNEVLD, encoded by the exons ATGCGGACGGTGAAACTATTGTGCGAAGCGGGAATAATTCATGGATTGCATATGGCATATGCATACG ACAAGGTATTTGGTCCAACTACTACAACATGCCAAGTGTATGATGTTGCAGCTCAACATGTCATTTACGGTGCAATGGAAGGTCTTAATG GCACTATCTTTGCATATGGTGTGACAAGTAGTGGGAAGACGCACAATATGCAC GGTGATCAGAGGTCACCAGGAATTATACCATTGGCTGTCAAGGACACTTTCAGTATCATCCAGGAG ACACCAAGTCGTGAATATATGCTTCGCGTCTCATATCTTGAAATCTATAATGAG GTTCTGGACTGA
- the LOC108210201 gene encoding kinesin-like protein KIN-7C, mitochondrial isoform X3, which produces MRTVKLLCEAGIIHGLHMAYAYGTIFAYGVTSSGKTHNMHGDQRSPGIIPLAVKDTFSIIQETPSREYMLRVSYLEIYNEVLD; this is translated from the exons ATGCGGACGGTGAAACTATTGTGCGAAGCGGGAATAATTCATGGATTGCATATGGCATATGCATACG GCACTATCTTTGCATATGGTGTGACAAGTAGTGGGAAGACGCACAATATGCAC GGTGATCAGAGGTCACCAGGAATTATACCATTGGCTGTCAAGGACACTTTCAGTATCATCCAGGAG ACACCAAGTCGTGAATATATGCTTCGCGTCTCATATCTTGAAATCTATAATGAG GTTCTGGACTGA